In Oceaniferula marina, the following proteins share a genomic window:
- a CDS encoding lamin tail domain-containing protein, with product MKMLRCSAALLCSLLSSLNSSAGIVINEIHYDAEPKTEFVEFIELKNTGETPLDLSGWTFADGVSLTIPTGTFLAPGSFLLLAEDPAALTAQFSQIPPETQVLEYSGSLSNDGEKLELLDATGALMDSVDYRVGFPWPVSPGGEGDSMQLVQTGLDNDLGGAWRGAPPTPSQDNSVVVANAPPLIRQVTHTPHAPNSQEHTTVTAKITDSDGVNQVQLLVQIVTPGAYLPAYLPRDYSTLTGAPTSPLQDNPEFEAAANWTSLPMVDDGSQGDAIAGDSIYTCQVPAQAHRTLVRYRITAVDTLAGQIRVPYADDGSRNFAYFVYDGLPAYTASSNSVHPEGAGHTYSADILNTLPVYTMITRDADRRYAYAYSSTGDGGLQIPKNNVAATKAFNWECTLVYDGVVYDHVLWRLRQRNDRYTGNGKRSMRFRFNRGHYFQARDENGNLLKEKWRSLNTGKMARFSGTNTYGIPETINSKLWRMVGVECPRFFPVHFRMIDDAEEAPDQYNGDFFGLATVIQDIDGRLLDERDLPNGNIYKLKDGVSNPLDLQRNQSRQGVTDGSDFTNIRNNLNASRSDSWLESHVDWDQWMRYHAVVEAVRHYDFGTTASHLKNRTWYFKPDSASIHGLLRLIPHDHDATWIKGYHDQYNATGIAIGIGFPWASIFNDTTRPPSSQEKETFTIAYRNFIREFRDLLWQKETVNRMIDEHANAIEAFCLADRDRWDGAPAEAGSESMVNLSDITDPMKDVAFASDTVYGSELAGGRAAFLDQIASDEQIPDTPSISYTGEADYPTDSLQFNCSAFSDSQGANTFGKMQWRVAEVANLDTNAQGSSKLITSGDTWKYHDIGGDPGTGWTESSFDDSTWAEGQTQIGYGESDQKTTVSGPSRAATFFRTTLNITDAESLSHIDAAIIRDDGAVVYVNGAEVWRNQMPDGPINHLTLASAAASGSDESVAHPFSIPPSAFVEGLNTIAVSIHQHDPGSGDMSFDFELTAHWQPSFLPATFEWNHPWESGEITTFQNSLSLPAVATRPGHTYRARVRHADQSGRWSHWSAPIEFTTTASNLSRFKESLVISEIMYHPPPPTSSERAAGFIDADDFEFVEIRNVSDQSINLTELRFTKGVDFDFAGSGITSLAPGEYVLLVEDAGAFSYRYGNNSRVAGQWSGKLDNGGERLKLSFGAGEAIHDFTYDDVSPWPTPPDGEGASLVLIDPIGLPDHSDAFNWRSSTAIAGTPGYTDGSTYDNQYHGSLLTYAVRAQKNHILPNGNTALVLERNYAAEDLVGSIEQSSNLIDWEAVDDRFSPIQITPTSDGYAEMIFESDSPLHGERMFLRYHVQLR from the coding sequence ATGAAGATGCTCCGCTGCTCTGCTGCCCTACTCTGCTCCCTGCTCAGCAGCCTGAACAGCAGCGCTGGCATCGTCATTAACGAAATTCACTACGACGCCGAACCCAAAACAGAATTTGTTGAGTTCATCGAGCTTAAGAACACAGGCGAGACTCCACTGGACCTGAGCGGATGGACCTTTGCCGATGGCGTCTCGCTGACCATCCCCACTGGCACCTTTCTGGCTCCCGGTTCCTTTCTGCTGCTGGCAGAAGACCCCGCCGCCCTGACAGCTCAATTCAGTCAAATCCCCCCAGAGACACAGGTCCTGGAATACAGCGGCTCATTGTCCAACGACGGCGAAAAACTGGAATTACTCGACGCCACCGGTGCCCTCATGGACAGCGTGGACTACCGTGTCGGTTTCCCATGGCCGGTTAGTCCGGGCGGTGAAGGAGACTCCATGCAATTAGTCCAGACCGGACTGGATAACGACCTCGGTGGTGCCTGGCGTGGTGCGCCTCCCACACCAAGCCAGGACAACTCCGTCGTAGTAGCGAATGCCCCTCCGTTGATTCGTCAGGTCACACACACACCGCATGCCCCAAACTCGCAAGAGCACACCACAGTCACAGCCAAAATCACGGACAGTGACGGGGTCAACCAGGTGCAGCTGCTGGTCCAGATCGTTACTCCTGGCGCCTATCTTCCAGCCTACCTCCCCCGGGACTATTCCACACTCACGGGAGCCCCCACCTCACCCCTACAAGACAACCCGGAGTTTGAAGCGGCTGCTAACTGGACGAGTCTTCCCATGGTCGATGACGGCAGCCAGGGGGATGCCATCGCAGGTGACAGCATCTACACCTGCCAGGTGCCGGCACAGGCACACCGAACCTTGGTCCGTTACCGGATCACCGCCGTGGACACGCTCGCGGGGCAAATCAGGGTGCCCTACGCAGATGATGGCTCCAGGAATTTTGCCTATTTCGTCTACGACGGCCTGCCAGCCTACACCGCCTCCTCGAACTCCGTCCACCCGGAGGGAGCCGGCCATACGTATTCCGCCGACATACTCAACACCCTGCCGGTTTACACCATGATCACCCGCGACGCCGACCGGCGCTACGCCTACGCCTACAGCTCGACCGGAGACGGAGGCCTGCAAATCCCGAAGAACAATGTCGCCGCCACCAAGGCATTCAACTGGGAATGCACTCTCGTTTATGACGGCGTCGTTTACGACCACGTCCTGTGGCGGCTGCGGCAGCGCAACGACCGCTACACCGGCAACGGCAAACGCTCGATGCGTTTCCGCTTCAACCGCGGCCACTACTTCCAGGCCCGGGATGAAAACGGGAACTTACTCAAGGAAAAATGGCGCAGCCTCAACACGGGAAAAATGGCCCGCTTCAGCGGCACCAACACCTACGGCATCCCGGAAACCATCAATTCCAAACTTTGGCGCATGGTTGGCGTGGAATGTCCCAGATTCTTCCCAGTCCACTTCCGCATGATCGATGACGCCGAAGAAGCCCCCGACCAGTACAACGGGGATTTTTTCGGTCTCGCCACCGTCATCCAGGATATCGACGGCCGCCTGCTCGACGAGAGAGATCTACCCAACGGAAATATCTATAAACTCAAGGACGGCGTCAGCAACCCGCTCGACCTGCAACGCAACCAAAGCCGTCAAGGCGTAACGGACGGCTCGGACTTCACTAACATCAGAAACAACCTGAACGCATCGCGAAGCGATTCCTGGCTCGAGTCACACGTCGATTGGGACCAGTGGATGCGCTACCACGCCGTGGTGGAAGCCGTCCGCCATTACGACTTCGGCACCACCGCCAGCCATCTGAAAAACCGCACCTGGTACTTCAAGCCGGACAGCGCAAGCATCCACGGCCTGCTCCGGCTAATCCCGCATGACCATGACGCCACCTGGATCAAAGGCTACCACGACCAGTATAACGCCACAGGCATCGCCATCGGCATCGGCTTTCCCTGGGCCTCGATCTTCAATGACACCACCCGCCCGCCAAGCAGCCAGGAAAAAGAAACCTTCACCATCGCCTACCGCAACTTCATCCGCGAGTTCCGCGATCTGCTCTGGCAAAAAGAAACCGTCAACCGCATGATCGACGAACATGCCAACGCCATCGAAGCATTCTGCCTGGCCGACCGCGACCGTTGGGATGGTGCTCCCGCCGAGGCGGGCAGCGAATCCATGGTGAACCTCAGTGACATCACCGACCCGATGAAGGACGTGGCCTTTGCAAGCGATACGGTTTACGGCTCTGAACTGGCAGGTGGGCGGGCCGCCTTTTTAGATCAAATCGCCAGTGACGAGCAGATCCCGGACACGCCAAGCATCAGCTACACAGGAGAAGCGGACTACCCCACCGACAGCCTCCAGTTCAACTGCTCCGCATTCTCTGACAGCCAGGGAGCCAACACCTTCGGCAAAATGCAATGGCGCGTCGCCGAGGTGGCCAATCTCGACACCAATGCCCAGGGATCCAGCAAGCTTATCACCAGCGGCGACACCTGGAAATACCACGACATCGGCGGCGACCCGGGCACCGGTTGGACAGAGAGCAGCTTCGATGACTCCACATGGGCCGAAGGTCAGACACAAATCGGCTACGGCGAATCCGACCAAAAAACCACAGTAAGCGGCCCGTCCCGAGCAGCCACATTTTTCCGCACAACACTCAACATCACCGACGCAGAATCCCTCTCCCACATCGATGCCGCCATCATCCGCGACGATGGCGCCGTGGTCTATGTCAACGGCGCCGAAGTCTGGCGCAACCAGATGCCCGACGGACCCATCAACCATCTCACCCTCGCCTCGGCCGCGGCATCAGGAAGCGATGAATCCGTAGCCCATCCATTCAGCATTCCCCCCAGTGCCTTTGTAGAAGGTCTCAACACCATCGCTGTCTCCATCCACCAACATGACCCCGGCAGTGGCGACATGAGCTTCGACTTCGAACTCACCGCACACTGGCAACCATCGTTCCTGCCTGCCACCTTCGAATGGAACCATCCATGGGAATCCGGTGAAATAACCACCTTTCAAAACTCCCTCAGCCTGCCTGCCGTGGCCACCCGCCCGGGACATACCTATCGCGCCCGCGTGCGCCATGCCGATCAGTCAGGTCGCTGGAGCCACTGGTCCGCCCCCATTGAATTTACCACCACTGCATCCAATCTGAGTCGATTCAAAGAAAGTCTCGTCATCAGCGAGATCATGTACCACCCACCACCACCTACCTCCTCGGAACGGGCAGCAGGATTCATCGATGCCGACGATTTCGAATTTGTTGAAATCCGCAACGTCAGCGATCAAAGCATCAACCTAACAGAACTGCGTTTCACCAAAGGGGTTGATTTTGACTTTGCTGGCAGCGGCATCACCTCGCTCGCCCCCGGTGAGTATGTGCTGCTTGTCGAAGACGCGGGCGCCTTTAGCTATCGGTATGGCAACAACTCCCGAGTTGCGGGCCAATGGAGCGGCAAACTCGATAACGGCGGGGAACGACTCAAACTCTCCTTTGGTGCCGGAGAGGCAATTCACGATTTCACCTATGATGATGTTTCTCCCTGGCCGACACCGCCGGATGGTGAAGGTGCGAGCCTTGTGCTCATTGACCCGATCGGGCTACCCGATCATAGCGACGCCTTCAACTGGCGATCCAGCACAGCCATAGCCGGAACTCCGGGGTACACCGACGGCTCAACCTATGATAACCAGTATCACGGCAGTTTACTCACTTATGCCGTCCGCGCACAAAAAAACCATATTCTTCCCAACGGAAACACCGCATTGGTTTTGGAACGGAACTATGCGGCGGAAGACCTTGTTGGAAGCATCGAACAGTCCAGCAATCTCATCGATTGGGAAGCTGTGGATGATCGCTTTTCTCCGATCCAGATCACCCCTACATCGGATGGATACGCCGAAATGATTTTTGAATCCGACTCTCCCTTGCACGGTGAACGTATGTTCCTCCGCTACCACGTCCAACTGCGATAG
- a CDS encoding DNRLRE domain-containing protein yields MKLLPYLLGSTLSVLGAQAATTVLTTTEDTYTQQNSSNTNYSTESTFSFGAPGNNQARSMLFRFDASTIASIPAADILSVTLELTLQDSTGSRRGFVGALVDGNADWTNSGATWNTRNGTNAWTGAAGARSRPGDSETLNSSFALTASDALNDTVISIPLSVSGTSYADFSQLFAEWNDGSNNGLVIYNADVSPLPSGVQSFYSSEATNAAFRPRLVVETVPEPTSAALLGLGGMALILRRRK; encoded by the coding sequence ATGAAACTATTACCTTATCTGCTTGGCTCCACGCTTTCTGTTCTAGGAGCTCAAGCCGCAACCACTGTCCTCACGACAACCGAAGATACCTATACCCAGCAAAATTCATCCAACACCAACTACTCAACAGAGAGCACCTTCAGCTTTGGCGCGCCTGGAAACAATCAAGCGCGTTCCATGCTGTTCCGGTTTGATGCCAGCACGATCGCGTCCATTCCCGCCGCTGACATTCTTTCCGTTACTCTGGAACTGACACTTCAGGACTCAACAGGCTCACGCAGAGGATTTGTGGGAGCCCTCGTTGACGGCAATGCCGATTGGACAAATTCCGGAGCAACATGGAATACCAGGAACGGCACAAACGCTTGGACAGGAGCCGCTGGAGCCCGATCCCGCCCCGGCGACAGCGAAACACTCAACTCATCATTTGCTTTGACTGCAAGCGACGCTCTCAACGACACCGTGATCAGCATTCCTTTGAGTGTATCGGGAACGAGCTATGCCGATTTTAGCCAGCTATTCGCCGAATGGAATGACGGTAGCAACAATGGCTTGGTCATTTATAATGCAGATGTAAGCCCCCTGCCATCAGGAGTGCAGAGCTTCTACAGCAGCGAAGCCACCAATGCTGCGTTCAGACCCCGCTTGGTGGTTGAAACAGTTCCCGAGCCGACATCCGCAGCACTGCTCGGCCTCGGTGGAATGGCCTTGATCCTTCGCCGTAGGAAGTAA
- a CDS encoding PEP-CTERM sorting domain-containing protein → MTLHVMTGIKPSKITMRTKKLVSIAAASVMAAHSASAAIVYQLDLQKDSQSTTQTGWTASVAPNGGSAATSMPTPAGVTITAGGSGYFQGRAGGTWGAVNVTDADWNNLVGDTAAARNGNGTVIITFSGLALNTEHQLTAWHNVSATDSSSFSSGSYTITPSITTGSLVGTATNGQASNIKKGSTATAADFNNSIISFTPDGSGNATVLLTSASTSQFLTLSGVQLESVPEPSASALLGLGGVALILRRRK, encoded by the coding sequence ATGACGCTACACGTCATGACCGGCATCAAACCAAGCAAGATAACCATGAGAACCAAAAAATTAGTAAGCATCGCCGCGGCCTCCGTCATGGCGGCGCACTCGGCGAGTGCCGCCATCGTCTACCAGCTCGACCTTCAGAAAGACTCCCAGTCAACAACCCAAACCGGCTGGACCGCAAGCGTGGCTCCAAACGGAGGTTCCGCGGCAACTTCAATGCCCACTCCAGCTGGCGTCACCATCACTGCCGGAGGAAGTGGATACTTTCAAGGACGTGCAGGTGGCACATGGGGAGCCGTCAATGTGACAGATGCGGACTGGAACAACCTCGTCGGTGACACCGCCGCTGCACGAAACGGTAATGGCACAGTGATCATCACCTTTTCCGGCCTCGCCCTCAATACTGAGCACCAACTCACCGCATGGCACAACGTGTCAGCAACGGACAGCTCCTCTTTTTCCTCGGGTAGCTACACCATTACACCCAGCATCACCACCGGATCTCTGGTTGGCACCGCCACCAATGGACAGGCAAGCAATATCAAAAAAGGGTCCACTGCCACGGCTGCCGACTTTAACAATTCCATCATTAGTTTCACGCCGGATGGCTCCGGGAATGCCACGGTGCTCCTTACCAGTGCCAGCACCAGCCAATTTCTGACACTCAGTGGTGTCCAACTGGAATCGGTCCCCGAACCATCCGCTTCTGCACTGCTCGGCCTCGGCGGAGTGGCCCTCATCCTGCGCCGCAGGAAATAA
- a CDS encoding AraC family transcriptional regulator, producing the protein MMQYTPTPYESALRLQADYGKARPKEGEGGTSVYRRRTLRPEGTPDWHLMVILESEYVICPYSEHQITVAPGQAVLYPPHMAQDNMLHHDYQTGKTFWAHFFPEVTMMPFLKWPKSKVGPGILKWDVDGVLHHKIQEACGRCVAYLESDYDRRRSLALLALEEILRLIYQVHPGKDLKRLDDRVALALQYMAENIREPLKIKHVAGVTGLSASRFSHIFSDNMKCGVMEYIENQRMNMACSMLTHTELPVSVISGKCGFSSADYFAKRFRKLNDLSPSEYRQQSTE; encoded by the coding sequence ATGATGCAGTACACTCCCACGCCCTATGAGTCAGCGTTACGACTCCAGGCTGATTACGGCAAGGCCAGGCCCAAAGAGGGCGAGGGCGGGACCTCTGTTTATCGTCGCCGCACCTTGCGACCTGAGGGAACACCTGACTGGCATCTCATGGTGATTTTGGAGAGTGAGTATGTGATTTGCCCGTATTCGGAGCATCAAATAACCGTAGCTCCAGGTCAGGCGGTTTTGTATCCACCGCATATGGCGCAAGATAATATGCTGCATCATGATTACCAAACAGGGAAGACATTTTGGGCTCATTTTTTTCCGGAAGTGACCATGATGCCTTTTTTGAAATGGCCCAAATCAAAGGTCGGTCCGGGTATTCTCAAATGGGATGTTGATGGAGTCTTGCATCATAAGATTCAAGAAGCGTGCGGACGATGTGTTGCTTATCTCGAATCCGATTACGATCGACGCAGGTCACTTGCTTTATTGGCACTGGAAGAAATATTGAGGCTGATCTACCAAGTGCATCCAGGAAAGGACTTGAAGCGTTTGGATGACCGGGTTGCGTTGGCTCTTCAATATATGGCCGAGAATATTCGTGAGCCTCTCAAGATAAAACATGTTGCGGGTGTGACCGGTCTATCTGCTTCCCGGTTTTCTCATATTTTTAGTGACAATATGAAGTGCGGAGTGATGGAGTATATTGAGAATCAACGTATGAATATGGCATGCAGTATGCTGACTCATACGGAGCTACCCGTGTCCGTTATCTCAGGGAAGTGTGGTTTTTCTTCGGCTGATTATTTTGCGAAGCGTTTCCGAAAATTGAATGATCTGAGCCCGTCAGAGTACCGGCAACAATCAACTGAGTGA
- a CDS encoding sodium:solute symporter family protein, giving the protein MFWGLHVLDIVAIIVYFSVTVWIGYRAAKKVKNQEDYFLGGRNFGKWIQTFAAFGQGTSAESVVTTTAGTGKNGAAGGWLVMAPGVLCLPFLWFTPLILRRMRLLNMADFFVDRYQSKGMAAFYAVTQAIFFMLVAAMGFKAMTATISAIAVKPATELSQVERVEHDRAVKWMELEQSPASALNQAELELLDQLRMEKPQREFSYINSNWLMIGVAIVVLLYAVAGGLEAAFVTDMIQGIFILLLTIILIPFAWTKIVAQTGVSPFTAMHTHLPNSMLELFGSPRLADLTWYYLLVFSIVAGLNIIAPANQMTACGSAKDDTTARVGFFTGIVIKRFCNVIWIFIGMLTVILYGTTVQDPDFIWGHTTRDLLGGLGIGLVGLMIACLMAALMSTADALMLTTSSLLTNNVYRLFVPNKEDAHYLFVGRILCALYIVGGVAIAMVSGGIMEMFLYMAVFNAVVAAAIWMGLLWRRANAPAAWGSMVVTFMMILALPAGLGMLPGVRSCEAFHLQTDAAEITSQYTASEGDVKRRQAQIEEWHKQDGLGKASGVCLEPLKNGESFEDVHVIPASPIFWGELVKGEDGEVLGDGFFNIELLAIHSLGFDLSKNTSSQNKTLAMSLKFFVPFGVLILIGLLTKPQDSRVLDLFYAKLRTPVSSDHEEDARRMALTTENPARFDHDRLFPSGNWEMRRWNKEDWIGIAYSVLAIVGVIGLLWGMLSIGQ; this is encoded by the coding sequence ATGTTTTGGGGTTTACACGTATTGGATATTGTTGCGATCATTGTTTATTTTTCAGTGACCGTCTGGATTGGTTATCGCGCGGCTAAGAAAGTAAAGAATCAAGAGGACTATTTCCTGGGGGGGCGGAATTTTGGTAAGTGGATTCAAACGTTTGCTGCATTTGGTCAGGGTACGAGTGCCGAGAGTGTGGTGACGACCACAGCGGGTACGGGTAAGAATGGAGCGGCAGGGGGTTGGCTGGTGATGGCGCCCGGGGTGCTGTGTTTGCCCTTTTTATGGTTTACGCCACTCATTCTCCGAAGGATGCGGTTATTAAATATGGCGGACTTTTTTGTGGACCGCTATCAATCCAAAGGAATGGCTGCCTTTTACGCGGTGACGCAGGCCATTTTCTTTATGTTGGTCGCTGCAATGGGCTTTAAGGCTATGACTGCGACCATTTCGGCGATTGCGGTGAAGCCCGCGACGGAGTTAAGCCAAGTGGAGCGTGTCGAGCACGACCGGGCCGTCAAGTGGATGGAATTGGAACAATCTCCGGCGTCTGCATTGAACCAAGCGGAGCTTGAACTGCTTGATCAATTGCGGATGGAAAAACCCCAGCGTGAGTTCAGCTATATTAATTCGAACTGGCTGATGATCGGCGTCGCGATCGTTGTTTTGCTGTATGCTGTGGCGGGCGGTTTGGAAGCCGCATTTGTCACGGATATGATTCAGGGGATCTTTATTCTTCTACTGACGATTATTCTCATTCCCTTTGCCTGGACAAAAATCGTTGCTCAAACCGGGGTTTCACCATTCACGGCAATGCACACGCACTTGCCGAATTCGATGCTGGAGTTGTTCGGTTCACCTCGTTTGGCTGATCTGACTTGGTATTACCTGCTGGTGTTTTCGATTGTCGCGGGATTGAACATCATTGCTCCGGCGAACCAGATGACGGCATGCGGATCAGCCAAGGATGACACCACAGCGCGGGTTGGATTTTTTACCGGGATTGTGATCAAGCGTTTTTGTAATGTGATTTGGATTTTTATCGGGATGTTGACGGTGATTCTGTATGGAACCACGGTTCAGGACCCTGATTTTATTTGGGGGCATACAACCAGAGATTTGCTTGGTGGCTTGGGGATTGGCTTGGTCGGCTTGATGATTGCTTGTCTGATGGCAGCGCTGATGAGCACGGCAGACGCCTTGATGCTGACCACTTCTTCCTTGCTGACCAATAATGTTTACAGGCTGTTTGTGCCAAACAAGGAGGATGCACATTATTTGTTTGTGGGTCGGATTTTATGTGCCCTCTACATCGTGGGTGGGGTGGCGATTGCGATGGTGTCGGGCGGCATTATGGAAATGTTCCTCTACATGGCCGTTTTTAATGCCGTGGTGGCTGCTGCCATCTGGATGGGGCTTTTATGGCGACGCGCAAATGCACCTGCTGCGTGGGGTTCGATGGTGGTTACTTTTATGATGATTCTCGCCTTGCCTGCCGGACTGGGAATGTTGCCTGGAGTTCGCAGTTGCGAGGCATTTCATCTGCAGACAGACGCCGCCGAAATTACCAGCCAATACACAGCTTCAGAAGGTGATGTGAAGAGAAGACAAGCGCAAATCGAGGAGTGGCATAAACAGGATGGTCTCGGGAAAGCCTCCGGTGTGTGTCTCGAACCTTTAAAGAATGGGGAGTCGTTTGAAGATGTCCATGTCATTCCGGCGAGTCCCATCTTTTGGGGTGAGTTGGTCAAGGGTGAGGACGGTGAAGTGTTAGGAGATGGGTTTTTCAATATTGAGCTTCTGGCGATTCATTCGTTAGGCTTTGATTTGAGTAAGAATACATCATCACAGAATAAAACTCTGGCGATGTCCCTCAAGTTTTTTGTGCCATTCGGAGTGCTTATTCTGATAGGGTTGCTGACCAAACCTCAAGATTCGCGAGTTCTCGACCTCTTTTATGCCAAGTTGCGCACCCCCGTATCCAGCGATCATGAGGAAGACGCGAGGCGGATGGCTCTCACAACCGAAAACCCGGCACGTTTTGATCACGATCGTTTGTTCCCTTCAGGTAACTGGGAAATGCGCCGCTGGAACAAGGAAGACTGGATCGGGATCGCTTACTCGGTTCTTGCGATCGTTGGTGTGATCGGCTTGCTCTGGGGTATGCTGAGTATCGGCCAATAG